GTAATGCAGCGGCGCATCGCCGTGCGTGCCGGCGTGGAGCGGCGTGAACATGCCACCGACATTGACCGGACAGCCGTCGCCGATCACCGCATGGCTATGCAGCGCGAAAGCCGGCTCGCCCGGCCATACCGGCACCGCAGCGTGGAGCGGCTGCGAAATATCCCAGATCCGGCTCATGCACGCGTCCCTTCGGCATAGTCGCCACCTTCGCGCGGCGCGGCCATGCGCGTGCGCATCGACCAGAGTTCGGGGAAGAAGCTGAGGTCCAGCGCCTTCACCAGATAATTGACCCCCGACGATCCGCCAGTGCCGGGCTTGTGCCCGATCACGCGCGCGACGGTCTTCATGTGCTTGAAGCGCCATTCCTGGAAATAATATTCAAGCGCGGTGATCTTCTCCGCGAGCGTGTAGAGATCCCAATGCCGATCGGGATCGGTGTAGATCTCGAGCCAGGCGTCCTCGACCGCGTCCGACGCCGCATAAGGCTTGGTCCAATCGCGTTCGAGAATATCCGCCGGAATATCGAAACCGCGCCGCGCGAGCAGCCGCAGCAATTCGTCGTAAAGTGACGGCGCTTCGAACGCCGCGCGCAGTCTTTCAGTCGCTTGCGGGTCGTCCTTGTGGACGATCATCATATCCTCGCGCTTGTTGCCGAGCAGATATTCGAGCTCGCGATATTGCTGCGACTGGAACCCCGATGCCCGGCGCAGGAAACCGCGAAAAGTCAGGAAATCATGCGGGGTCAGCGTCGCGAGCACTTCCCAACTGTGGATCATGTGGCGCTGGATAGTCGCGATGCGGTCGAGCCCCTTGCCCGCCAGCTCCAGCCGGTCGGCCTTGATCGCGTCATAGATTAGCCGCCCCTCGTGCAGCACCAGCTTCAGCCACAGCTCCATCGTCTGGTGCATGATGATGAACAGCATCTCGTCGGGCTTGTCCGACACCGGCACCTGCGCCGAGAGCAATTGCGCGGTCTGCAAGTGCCGCGCATAGGTCAGGCCATTGTCCCACTGGATCGTCTCGCCGTCGATCTCGGTCTCGAAGATATCGGTGCCGCCGTCGCGCGTCTGCCTGATCATAAAGATGCCTCTCCGCTTGCCGGCGCGGCCGGCAGGCGTCCTTCATAAGCCAAGTCGCCGCGCGAGGCATCTCCGGGTTCGAGCGCCGGTTCACCGGCGATTTTCCGGTAGACGCTCGCGAAGTCGGTTTCCTCGGTCGCGCGCAGCAACTCCCCGAACCCCGCGACGACGAAATAGGTCTGCTGAAATTCGTCGAAATTATACCGCGTGCGCATCACGCGTTCGATATCGAGCCAGATTCGGCGCGGTTCGGACGCGGTCAGCGCCGAGAGCGTTTCGGCGAAGCTCGACATCAGGCCGCCGCCGAACGCACGCAATTCGCCGTCCTCGACCACGAGGCCGAACTCGACGGTATAGAGCCATAGCCGCCCGAGGAACTCCGACGCCCCGAGCTTTTCGGCGCGCAGTCCCGCCTCGCCATAAGCGACCAGAAAGTCCGAAAACGCCGGATCGGTGAGCATCGGGATATGGCCGAAAATGTCGTGAAACATATCGGGTTCTTCGCTGTACGCGACCTGCTCGGGCGGACGGAGGAAGTTGGCGGCGGGAAAGCGCTTGCTCGCGAGATGCTCGAAGAAGGGCTCGTTCGGAATCCAGCCGGGCACCGCGACGACTTCCCAGCCCGACGCCGGCTTCAACAGCGCGTTGAGCTCGGCGAAATCGGGAACGCCGGGTTTCAACTGGCGAAGAATGTCGAGGCCGTCGAGGAACGACCGGCACGCATAACCATCGAGCGCCGCCAACTGCTGATCGAACAAAGTCCGCCATGTCGCATGTTGCTCGGCGGTGAAGGCCGACCAGTTCTGCGGCATCGTCCAATTGGCCGCGACACCTTCGGGCGGTGCGTCGAATATATGTGTCGCGGCCATCGGTCTCTCTCCAAACCTTCGGCACAAGTGATAGCGCGGGGCTGCGCGAACATTGTGCGGATTTCGCGGCAGCAGATTGCGGAAATTCGCTCATCGTTCCGCAAATTGTCATGTTTGCAGGAATTTGTTCTCAGGTTTAGAATGGATCGGCTGGATTCTCGCATAAACCCGATTCAGGACGGAACGCATGGACAAGCTCGACTGGAAAATCATCGCCGAACTCGAACGCGACGGGCGGCAATCCTACGCCGATCTCGGCGAACAGGTCGGCCTGTCCAAGTCACCCTGCTGGTCGCGGGTCAAAAACCTCGAAGAGAGCGGCGTGATCGAGGGCTATGCGGCACGGGTCGATCCGATCGCGATCGGCCTCGCGGTACAGAGCTTCGTCGAAGTCCAGATCCGCTTCGATGCGCACACCGATTTCGAGGCCGCGGTGCTCGCGCACCCCGCCGTCGTCGAATGCCACACCACCGCGGGCGAGAGCGACTATCTGCTTAAGATCTTCGCGCGCTCGGCCGACCATCTCGACGAATTGCTCCGCCACAACCTGTCCAAGCTGCCCGGTGTCCAGCGGTTGAAGACGGTCGTCTGCCTGAAGACGATCAAGCGGCACGGCCGTCTCGCCGAATGGGCGCGGACAACCGAGGGGCGCGCGTCCCTGCCCTCCTGACGCCGCCGCGGGCGTCAGTGCTTCAGATACTGGCTCGGCGGCACGCCGAAGGCGCGGCGGAACATCGCGGCGAACCCGCTGGGGCTGTCATAGCCGACGTCGTAGGTGACCTGCGTGATCGACGCGCCCGCGGCGAGCATCGAAAGCGCCTCCATCAACCGGACTTGCTGCCGCCAGACGGCGAGCCCCATTCCCGTTTCCAGCTTGAAGCTGCGCGTGAAAGTGCGCCTTCCCATCGCTGCGAGCGCTGCCCAATCGTCGATGTCGCGCGGGTCCGACGGGTCGGCGATGATCGCGTTACAGACGCGGAGCAGCCGCGGGTTCGACGGCATCGAGACCTGATAGGGCGCGTTCGGCATGCGCCCAATCTCGTCGAGCAGCAATGTGATGATCCGCCCCTCGCGCCCGTCGACGTCGTAGAGCGCGGGGAAATCGACGACCTCGAGGATCAGCGATTTGACGAGGTTCGACACTTCGAAGACACGGCATTCCTGCCCCGTCTCGCCGCCCCTGCACGGCAGGTAGAGCGTACGCAGCGACACCGGACCGCGGCACGCGACCTCGTGCCGCGTCCCCGCGGGCAGCCACACGGCGCGTTGCGGCGGGATGACGAAGCTCGTTTCGGGCGTGCGGACCGACATCACCCCCGACGACGCATAGAGGATCTGGATATGGTCATGGCTGTGCATCGGATCGATGAAGCCGGCAGGATATTCATCCTGCAGCGCAATGACCGGGCGGTCGTTCGTCAGAACATCGGCACTATGCTTCATGGCCCGATCCTCACAAGCCTTGGACAATTGCACAATATAGGCCGCGCGTGCCGCTGGCCAGCGATGATGCGCCCACTGGCCTGTCCGGTGCGGTG
This window of the Sphingopyxis sp. CCNWLW2 genome carries:
- the phhA gene encoding phenylalanine 4-monooxygenase, which produces MAATHIFDAPPEGVAANWTMPQNWSAFTAEQHATWRTLFDQQLAALDGYACRSFLDGLDILRQLKPGVPDFAELNALLKPASGWEVVAVPGWIPNEPFFEHLASKRFPAANFLRPPEQVAYSEEPDMFHDIFGHIPMLTDPAFSDFLVAYGEAGLRAEKLGASEFLGRLWLYTVEFGLVVEDGELRAFGGGLMSSFAETLSALTASEPRRIWLDIERVMRTRYNFDEFQQTYFVVAGFGELLRATEETDFASVYRKIAGEPALEPGDASRGDLAYEGRLPAAPASGEASL
- a CDS encoding AraC family transcriptional regulator — translated: MKHSADVLTNDRPVIALQDEYPAGFIDPMHSHDHIQILYASSGVMSVRTPETSFVIPPQRAVWLPAGTRHEVACRGPVSLRTLYLPCRGGETGQECRVFEVSNLVKSLILEVVDFPALYDVDGREGRIITLLLDEIGRMPNAPYQVSMPSNPRLLRVCNAIIADPSDPRDIDDWAALAAMGRRTFTRSFKLETGMGLAVWRQQVRLMEALSMLAAGASITQVTYDVGYDSPSGFAAMFRRAFGVPPSQYLKH
- a CDS encoding Lrp/AsnC family transcriptional regulator gives rise to the protein MDKLDWKIIAELERDGRQSYADLGEQVGLSKSPCWSRVKNLEESGVIEGYAARVDPIAIGLAVQSFVEVQIRFDAHTDFEAAVLAHPAVVECHTTAGESDYLLKIFARSADHLDELLRHNLSKLPGVQRLKTVVCLKTIKRHGRLAEWARTTEGRASLPS
- a CDS encoding tryptophan 2,3-dioxygenase yields the protein MIRQTRDGGTDIFETEIDGETIQWDNGLTYARHLQTAQLLSAQVPVSDKPDEMLFIIMHQTMELWLKLVLHEGRLIYDAIKADRLELAGKGLDRIATIQRHMIHSWEVLATLTPHDFLTFRGFLRRASGFQSQQYRELEYLLGNKREDMMIVHKDDPQATERLRAAFEAPSLYDELLRLLARRGFDIPADILERDWTKPYAASDAVEDAWLEIYTDPDRHWDLYTLAEKITALEYYFQEWRFKHMKTVARVIGHKPGTGGSSGVNYLVKALDLSFFPELWSMRTRMAAPREGGDYAEGTRA